A window from Synechococcus sp. RSCCF101 encodes these proteins:
- a CDS encoding penicillin-binding protein 2 yields the protein MTVGLSRAQRPRSGGRVLQLKPVPGGRLIAVYTLMALGLVGLGVRLAWLQLRQADSLEERARSIQTQTTEPLGQRRSIVDRSGRLVALDEQRYTLWAHPYYFSFAGDDPGGRRSTEEVAARLAEVLAEPAEALIAEMGEQPTGIRLATDLTPERADAIRRLGISGLDLEAYAQRVYPQGPLFANVVGFLNLNRDPQAGLEQSRDGDLRRHELTRRVRRGADGTPLPAAMAPGTLWSDDLQLQLTLDARLQELTAKALAAQVSKWKAKRGAAMVMDVNSGALLALTSTPTYDPNRFWEFETALFREWSVQDLYEPGSTFKPINLAIALQEQAIDPNGTVNDTGLLQIGGWPIYNHDRQGNGVIDYPTVLQVSSNVAMVKAMNRMEPALFWSWLDRLGIDERPDTDLPGAAAGWLKTRTQFVDQPIEPATAAFGQGLSMTPLKLAQLHAMLANGGRLVSPHITRGLRAGDGLAPSDAPDGVQVLDPSVTATVMDWLETVVDKGSGKGVKIPGYRIGGKTGTAQKAENGRYIPGARITSFVAHLPIDDPRYVVLVVVDEPQGGNAYGSTVAVPVARSIIEALLVLEKIPPSSGAPASPAG from the coding sequence ATGACGGTCGGTCTGTCCCGAGCTCAGCGTCCCCGGTCCGGCGGTCGCGTTCTGCAGCTGAAACCCGTGCCGGGCGGGCGCCTGATCGCGGTGTACACCCTGATGGCTCTCGGGCTGGTCGGCCTGGGTGTGCGACTGGCCTGGCTCCAGCTCCGGCAGGCCGACAGCCTCGAGGAACGGGCCCGTTCCATCCAGACGCAGACCACCGAGCCCCTCGGCCAGCGGCGCTCCATCGTCGATCGCAGCGGCCGACTGGTGGCGCTCGACGAGCAGCGCTACACCCTCTGGGCTCACCCCTACTACTTCAGCTTCGCCGGCGATGACCCGGGGGGACGGCGCAGCACTGAGGAGGTGGCCGCACGGCTGGCCGAGGTTCTCGCAGAGCCGGCCGAGGCGCTGATCGCGGAAATGGGAGAGCAGCCCACCGGCATCCGGCTCGCCACCGATCTCACGCCGGAACGGGCCGACGCCATCCGCCGCCTCGGCATCAGCGGGCTCGACCTGGAGGCCTACGCCCAGCGCGTCTATCCCCAGGGGCCGCTGTTCGCCAATGTGGTTGGCTTCCTCAATCTCAACCGGGATCCCCAGGCCGGTCTCGAACAGAGCCGGGATGGGGATCTCAGGCGCCACGAGCTGACCCGCCGGGTGCGGCGCGGCGCGGATGGCACGCCCCTGCCCGCCGCCATGGCCCCCGGCACCCTCTGGAGCGACGATCTTCAGCTTCAACTCACCCTGGACGCGCGCCTGCAGGAGCTCACTGCCAAGGCCCTGGCGGCCCAGGTGAGCAAGTGGAAGGCCAAGCGCGGCGCGGCGATGGTGATGGATGTGAACAGCGGCGCGCTGCTGGCCCTCACCTCCACGCCCACCTACGACCCGAACCGGTTCTGGGAGTTCGAGACGGCCCTGTTCCGGGAATGGTCGGTGCAGGACCTCTACGAACCCGGCTCCACCTTCAAGCCGATCAACCTCGCCATCGCGCTGCAGGAGCAAGCGATCGATCCGAACGGGACGGTCAACGACACCGGTCTGCTCCAGATCGGCGGATGGCCCATCTACAACCACGACCGGCAGGGCAACGGCGTGATCGACTACCCGACCGTGCTTCAGGTCTCCAGCAACGTGGCGATGGTGAAGGCCATGAACCGGATGGAGCCGGCCCTCTTCTGGAGCTGGCTCGACCGTCTCGGCATCGATGAGCGGCCCGACACCGACCTGCCGGGCGCCGCCGCGGGCTGGCTCAAGACCCGCACCCAGTTCGTGGATCAGCCGATCGAACCGGCGACCGCGGCCTTCGGCCAGGGCCTGTCCATGACCCCGCTCAAGCTGGCCCAGCTCCACGCCATGCTGGCCAACGGCGGTCGTCTGGTGAGCCCCCACATCACCCGGGGGCTGCGCGCCGGTGATGGGCTGGCTCCCAGCGATGCCCCCGACGGTGTTCAGGTGCTGGATCCCTCCGTGACGGCGACGGTGATGGACTGGCTGGAGACGGTGGTGGACAAGGGCAGCGGCAAGGGCGTGAAGATCCCCGGCTACCGCATCGGTGGCAAGACCGGCACCGCCCAGAAGGCAGAGAACGGCCGCTACATCCCCGGTGCCCGCATCACCAGCTTCGTGGCCCACCTGCCCATCGATGATCCCCGCTACGTGGTGCTGGTGGTGGTGGACGAACCCCAGGGCGGCAATGCCTACGGGTCCACCGTGGCGGTGCCTGTGGCCCGCAGCATCATCGAGGCCCTGCTGGTGCTCGAGAAGATCCCCCCGAGCTCGGGGGCTCCGGCCAGCCCGGCCGGCTGA
- a CDS encoding histidine phosphatase family protein — protein MTLRLILIRHGLSTFNVERRIQGRDDLSTLTDEGRGQARRAGQALEGLSVEALWASPLKRAAETARSVAASLAGIEEGITWSDDLLEVDLGPWSGSTAADLQENHPEAWATWRRDPSVLQLERADGTPYFPLQELMAQAERALAALVARHPARGADRTVVVVAHNMILKVMLLAMLGRDLSSLRSLRLDNASISVVNVAALAGPDSGAAPAAALRFCERHSVQLESVNGTTHLGDGWLERPPEGLRLLLVRHGETDWNREGRFQGQIDIPLNDRGREQADAARSCLEGVSLQRAWSSRMSRPRETAEIILRNHPAVHLSLTDGLREIGHGLWEGRLEEEIRADWPDLLDAWKRAPETVTMPEGETIQQVSDRAVACWREIVAALVPGETVLVVAHDAVNKTILCELLGMTPAAIWSIKQGNGGVSVIDYPQGSEGVGVVTALNITAHLGGVLDRTAAGAL, from the coding sequence TTGACTCTGCGTCTGATCCTGATCCGACACGGCCTCAGCACCTTCAACGTCGAACGGCGCATCCAGGGACGGGACGATCTCTCCACCCTCACCGACGAGGGGCGGGGGCAGGCCCGCCGGGCCGGGCAGGCCCTTGAGGGGCTGAGCGTTGAGGCGCTCTGGGCCTCTCCTCTCAAACGCGCGGCGGAGACCGCCCGGTCGGTCGCCGCCTCCCTGGCCGGGATTGAGGAGGGGATCACCTGGTCGGACGATCTGCTGGAGGTGGACCTCGGTCCGTGGAGCGGCTCCACGGCGGCCGACCTGCAGGAGAACCATCCCGAGGCGTGGGCCACCTGGCGGCGCGATCCCTCGGTGCTGCAGCTGGAACGGGCCGATGGCACGCCCTACTTCCCGCTGCAGGAGCTGATGGCGCAGGCGGAGCGGGCTCTGGCCGCCCTCGTGGCCCGTCACCCTGCCCGCGGCGCGGACCGCACCGTGGTGGTGGTGGCCCACAACATGATTCTCAAGGTGATGCTGCTGGCGATGCTGGGGCGAGACCTCTCCAGCCTCCGCAGCCTCCGCCTCGACAACGCCTCCATCTCCGTGGTGAACGTGGCCGCGCTGGCCGGTCCGGATTCCGGCGCTGCACCCGCTGCGGCTCTCCGCTTCTGCGAGCGCCACAGTGTGCAGCTCGAATCGGTGAATGGCACGACCCACCTGGGTGACGGCTGGCTGGAGCGTCCGCCCGAGGGGCTCCGCCTTCTCCTCGTGCGTCACGGCGAGACCGACTGGAACCGGGAGGGCCGGTTCCAGGGGCAGATCGACATCCCGCTGAACGACCGGGGCCGTGAGCAGGCCGACGCCGCCCGCTCCTGCCTGGAGGGGGTGTCCCTGCAGCGTGCCTGGAGCAGCCGCATGTCGCGGCCACGCGAGACCGCTGAGATCATTCTCAGAAACCACCCTGCCGTGCACCTGAGCCTCACCGATGGCCTGCGGGAGATCGGCCATGGTCTGTGGGAGGGGCGACTGGAGGAGGAGATCCGGGCGGACTGGCCCGATCTGCTCGATGCCTGGAAGCGGGCGCCGGAGACAGTAACGATGCCGGAAGGGGAAACGATTCAGCAGGTGTCCGACCGGGCCGTGGCCTGCTGGAGAGAGATCGTGGCGGCCCTGGTGCCCGGCGAGACCGTGCTTGTGGTGGCTCACGACGCGGTGAACAAGACCATCCTCTGCGAGCTCCTGGGCATGACGCCCGCGGCCATCTGGTCGATCAAGCAGGGCAACGGTGGCGTCAGCGTGATCGACTACCCACAGGGTTCCGAGGGGGTGGGCGTGGTCACGGCTCTGAACATCACCGCCCACCTCGGCGGGGTGCTCGATCGCACCGCTGCCGGTGCGCTCTGA
- a CDS encoding site-specific integrase — MHGPPPDLGPQLAQANSALQDRGIALRLEQRGASLAIRGPLPPRHGSGPYRTQRLSLGLKASTSGMEEARSRVLQVQRQLQQGRFAWDDWGGRRTAGGAPASVQVSTAELILRFQAAFLAEPRRRYNPAGTRSTWATAYRPYLRRLQAMAAPGRPLEPGLLLQVLESYPQASRSRAQCGTALAALARHLGLELPADWQSLAGGYGLHRARFRQLPSDERIEATIARIPNPAWALAYGLMATYGLRNHEIFFCDLSALAPGGDRVLRVLPTSKTGEHQVWPFPPRWVDRFGLERLAAEPAALPAVCLDLNRTTLQQVGRRVGEQFRRYGLSHTPYDLRHAWAVRTIHIGLPDTVAARMMGHSVAIHTRTYHHWITRRDQQQAVDAALARSQGLTA; from the coding sequence ATGCATGGCCCCCCACCGGATCTGGGTCCGCAGCTGGCACAGGCCAACAGCGCCCTTCAGGATCGCGGCATCGCCCTGCGCCTGGAGCAGCGTGGCGCCTCCCTCGCGATCCGGGGGCCTCTTCCGCCCCGCCATGGTTCCGGCCCCTACCGGACCCAGCGTCTGAGCCTGGGCCTGAAGGCGTCGACGAGCGGCATGGAGGAGGCCCGGAGCCGAGTGCTCCAGGTGCAGCGGCAGCTGCAGCAGGGCCGGTTCGCATGGGACGACTGGGGCGGTCGGCGCACGGCGGGGGGTGCGCCGGCGTCCGTGCAGGTCTCCACCGCGGAGCTGATCCTGCGGTTTCAGGCGGCGTTTCTCGCCGAACCGCGGCGCAGGTACAACCCGGCCGGCACACGCTCCACGTGGGCCACGGCCTACAGGCCCTACCTGCGCCGGCTCCAGGCCATGGCCGCGCCGGGGCGCCCTCTGGAGCCCGGCCTGCTGCTTCAAGTGCTGGAGAGCTACCCCCAGGCCAGTCGCAGCCGGGCCCAGTGCGGCACGGCCCTCGCCGCTCTGGCCCGCCATCTGGGGCTCGAGCTGCCGGCGGACTGGCAGAGCCTGGCCGGTGGCTACGGGCTGCATCGCGCCCGCTTCCGCCAGCTGCCGAGCGATGAACGGATCGAGGCCACCATCGCCCGCATCCCGAATCCGGCCTGGGCTCTGGCCTACGGCCTCATGGCCACCTACGGCCTGAGGAATCACGAGATCTTCTTCTGTGACCTCTCCGCCCTGGCTCCGGGGGGAGACCGGGTCCTGCGGGTGCTGCCGACCAGCAAGACCGGAGAACATCAGGTGTGGCCCTTCCCGCCGCGCTGGGTGGATCGGTTCGGCCTCGAGCGCCTGGCGGCCGAGCCCGCTGCATTGCCGGCGGTGTGCCTGGACTTGAACCGCACCACCCTGCAGCAGGTGGGACGACGGGTCGGCGAGCAGTTCCGCCGCTACGGGCTCTCTCACACTCCGTACGACCTGCGGCATGCCTGGGCCGTGCGGACGATTCACATCGGCCTGCCGGACACGGTGGCGGCGCGGATGATGGGCCACTCGGTGGCGATCCACACGCGCACCTACCACCACTGGATCACGCGTCGGGATCAGCAGCAGGCCGTGGATGCGGCGCTGGCCCGCAGCCAGGGCCTGACGGCCTGA
- a CDS encoding type II CAAX endopeptidase family protein, which produces MGDPAARISADDPPGATAITSPTTASERDATWKQVLALLSLSLSLLLWTNGLLDSLQRPSVSPALDRRQLELAVLAAPALEGSVGSAVVGSDPQERLLEALLDDPASLQSGRERVLLELLARRTGRSLPPSLPELPSGDPGPAGALARALSDPTPDAASLPDGSGAEDPLLARLSCQVLGAAAPEDCVAAGEARAAAVKLAMVSVLPLLLLLGGLGLIARLAWCRWRRSLPPEPPLRGPDLTLVDVTLLIAGGFVVLGETVVPLLALPLAQAVTTALGLEPPRSEALGVVLLYSSLMALPLMILALMLRGRPPIEGGLLQWRWRPLGSGLRLAGGGVLMVLPLVSLAGWLAQRWFGEGGGSNPLLEVVLGSRDGLSLFCLAFTATVLAPWFEELLFRGVLLPVLVRRQSRLLGLVGSALVFAAAHLSLGELLPLLVLGFALGWLRLSSGRLAPCVLMHALWNGFTFANLIVLGG; this is translated from the coding sequence ATGGGGGACCCCGCGGCCAGAATCAGCGCCGACGACCCGCCCGGGGCCACCGCCATCACCAGTCCCACCACCGCGTCGGAGCGCGACGCCACCTGGAAGCAGGTGCTCGCCCTGCTCAGCCTCAGCCTCAGCCTCCTGCTCTGGACGAACGGCCTGCTGGACAGCCTGCAGCGGCCATCGGTCAGCCCTGCCCTCGATCGGCGCCAGCTGGAACTGGCCGTGCTCGCCGCTCCGGCCCTGGAGGGGTCGGTCGGTTCGGCCGTGGTGGGTTCCGATCCGCAAGAGAGGCTGCTGGAGGCCCTCCTGGACGACCCGGCCAGTCTTCAGAGCGGGCGTGAGCGGGTGCTTCTGGAGCTTCTGGCGCGACGCACCGGCCGCTCTCTGCCTCCGTCCCTGCCCGAGCTTCCCAGCGGTGACCCGGGCCCGGCCGGTGCCCTGGCCCGGGCCCTGAGCGACCCGACTCCCGACGCGGCATCGCTTCCGGACGGGTCCGGCGCGGAGGACCCCCTGCTCGCCCGCCTCAGCTGCCAGGTGCTGGGGGCAGCTGCCCCGGAGGACTGCGTCGCTGCCGGTGAGGCGCGGGCGGCTGCCGTGAAGCTGGCGATGGTCAGCGTGCTGCCCCTGCTGCTGCTGCTGGGCGGGCTGGGGCTGATCGCCAGGCTGGCCTGGTGCCGGTGGCGTAGGTCACTCCCCCCGGAGCCGCCTCTGCGGGGCCCGGACCTGACGCTTGTGGACGTGACCCTTCTGATCGCCGGAGGATTCGTCGTTCTGGGTGAGACCGTGGTGCCGCTGCTGGCGCTGCCGCTGGCTCAGGCGGTCACCACGGCTCTCGGCCTGGAGCCTCCCCGCTCGGAGGCCCTGGGGGTGGTGCTCCTCTACAGCAGCCTGATGGCCCTGCCCCTGATGATCCTGGCGCTCATGCTGCGGGGACGGCCCCCGATCGAGGGGGGCCTGCTGCAGTGGCGCTGGAGACCGCTGGGCTCGGGGCTGCGACTGGCCGGCGGCGGCGTGCTGATGGTGCTTCCCCTGGTGAGCCTGGCCGGCTGGCTGGCCCAGCGCTGGTTCGGCGAGGGTGGGGGCAGCAACCCTCTGCTTGAGGTCGTGCTCGGGAGTCGGGACGGGCTCTCGCTGTTCTGCCTCGCCTTCACGGCCACCGTGCTGGCGCCGTGGTTCGAGGAACTGCTGTTCCGCGGCGTGCTGCTTCCGGTTCTCGTCCGCCGCCAGAGCCGACTGCTGGGGCTCGTGGGGAGTGCGCTGGTGTTCGCAGCAGCCCACCTCAGCCTGGGGGAGCTGCTGCCGCTACTGGTGCTCGGCTTCGCTCTGGGCTGGCTGCGGCTCTCCAGCGGACGCCTGGCCCCCTGCGTGTTGATGCACGCCCTCTGGAACGGCTTCACCTTCGCCAATCTGATCGTGCTGGGTGGCTGA
- the cobO gene encoding cob(I)yrinic acid a,c-diamide adenosyltransferase, giving the protein MGGTLAPESDAQAYRRRMARRREVQQQRVASRNVEKGLVIVFTGHGKGKTTAALGMVLRTVGHGERVAVIQFIKGGWQPGEARALQAFGDAVTWHALGEGFTWETQDRERDRELVQAAWTRARGCLADPGLRLVVLDEVNVALKLGYLELDQVLEGLALRPPLTHVALTGRGAPEGLIERADLVTEMTLRRHPFREQGVKAQAGVEF; this is encoded by the coding sequence ATGGGCGGCACCCTGGCGCCGGAGAGCGATGCCCAGGCCTACCGCCGGCGCATGGCCCGTCGCCGGGAGGTGCAGCAGCAGCGCGTCGCTTCCCGCAACGTGGAGAAGGGTCTGGTGATCGTGTTCACCGGCCACGGCAAGGGAAAGACCACCGCCGCCCTGGGGATGGTGCTGCGCACGGTCGGCCATGGCGAGCGGGTGGCGGTGATCCAGTTCATCAAGGGAGGCTGGCAGCCGGGTGAGGCCCGGGCGCTGCAGGCCTTCGGGGATGCGGTGACCTGGCATGCGCTCGGGGAGGGATTCACCTGGGAGACCCAGGACCGGGAGCGCGACCGTGAACTGGTTCAGGCGGCCTGGACCCGCGCCCGCGGCTGCCTGGCGGATCCCGGATTGCGGCTCGTCGTGCTCGACGAGGTCAACGTGGCGCTCAAGCTGGGCTACCTGGAGCTGGATCAGGTGCTCGAGGGTCTGGCGCTGCGGCCCCCTCTGACCCACGTGGCGCTGACCGGCCGTGGCGCTCCTGAGGGGCTGATCGAACGGGCGGATCTGGTCACCGAGATGACGCTGCGCCGCCACCCCTTCCGCGAGCAGGGCGTCAAGGCTCAGGCCGGCGTCGAATTCTGA
- a CDS encoding NAD(P)/FAD-dependent oxidoreductase, with amino-acid sequence MSADAEVIVVGGGAAGAAAAVHLALRGRAVHVLTQQCGAPAPGCGGGMAASVQRWFPFDLAPAVEQVIRRVRFTWNLADPVVADLPGEAPFWIVDRPALDRLLLARAVEHGATVQEGASVTSLQREGSLWCASTATGKPLRAPAVVLASGSSSPLPAALGLGPSRPRFATAMAAAVDPASDGASATAEPPEATAWFEFGLVHHGFSWVFPRRRGHSIGVGTFLDQGRDGVDFQAVLGRLLPALGCGADQGERRLLNLRIWNGHHRLHREGIVAVGDAASLCDPFLAEGIRPALLSGTLAAEALDGWLAGDAESLQHYSARIRRDWGDSMAWGRRIAQVFYRFPGVGYQLGIKRPTAPQRIAQILSGSMGYGDIAQRVIRRLLLQRS; translated from the coding sequence GTGAGCGCCGATGCCGAGGTGATCGTTGTCGGGGGCGGTGCCGCCGGTGCCGCCGCTGCCGTGCATCTGGCCCTGCGGGGCCGTGCCGTTCACGTCCTCACGCAGCAGTGCGGAGCTCCGGCTCCCGGCTGCGGCGGCGGCATGGCCGCTTCGGTGCAGCGCTGGTTCCCCTTCGATCTGGCTCCGGCCGTGGAGCAGGTCATCCGGCGGGTGCGGTTCACCTGGAACCTGGCCGATCCGGTGGTGGCGGATCTGCCCGGCGAGGCACCGTTCTGGATCGTCGATCGGCCCGCTCTCGACCGTCTCCTCCTGGCCAGAGCGGTGGAGCACGGGGCCACGGTCCAGGAGGGCGCCTCGGTCACCAGCCTGCAGCGGGAGGGATCGCTCTGGTGCGCCAGCACGGCCACAGGGAAGCCACTGCGGGCCCCTGCCGTTGTGCTCGCCAGCGGGTCCAGCTCACCGCTGCCGGCCGCCCTGGGCCTGGGGCCGTCGCGACCGCGGTTCGCCACGGCCATGGCCGCTGCGGTGGACCCGGCGTCCGATGGAGCGAGCGCCACGGCGGAGCCGCCGGAGGCCACGGCCTGGTTTGAGTTCGGTCTGGTGCATCACGGCTTCAGCTGGGTCTTCCCGCGGCGGCGGGGCCACAGCATCGGCGTGGGCACCTTTCTGGATCAGGGTCGTGACGGTGTCGATTTTCAGGCGGTGCTGGGCCGGCTGCTGCCCGCCCTCGGCTGCGGCGCCGATCAGGGGGAGCGACGCCTGCTCAATCTGCGGATCTGGAACGGTCACCATCGCCTGCATCGGGAGGGAATCGTGGCGGTGGGGGATGCCGCGTCGCTCTGTGATCCCTTTCTGGCCGAGGGCATCCGTCCGGCCCTGCTCAGCGGGACCCTGGCGGCGGAAGCCCTGGATGGATGGCTGGCGGGGGATGCGGAATCGCTGCAGCACTACAGCGCCCGCATCCGCCGCGACTGGGGCGACTCCATGGCCTGGGGCAGACGCATCGCCCAGGTCTTCTATCGCTTCCCGGGAGTGGGCTATCAGCTCGGCATCAAACGACCCACGGCGCCGCAACGGATCGCCCAGATCCTGTCCGGTTCGATGGGATACGGCGACATCGCCCAGCGGGTGATCCGACGCCTGCTGCTGCAGCGATCCTGA
- the pyrH gene encoding UMP kinase: MAYRRALLKLSGEALMGEMGFGIDPSIVQAIASDVAAVVQSGTQLAIVVGGGNIFRGLKGSAAGMERATADYVGMLATVMNAITLQDALERAGVPTRVQTAIAMQEVAEPYIRRRAIRHLEKGRVVVFGAGCGNPFFTTDTTAALRAAEINADVIFKATKVDGVYDRDPVLHANAVRFDHLTYQQVLSGELAVMDSTAIALCKDNAIPIVVFDLFGPGNIARAVSGESIGTRIAQTV, from the coding sequence ATGGCCTACAGGCGAGCGCTTCTCAAGCTCAGCGGCGAAGCGCTGATGGGCGAGATGGGTTTCGGGATCGACCCCTCGATCGTCCAGGCCATCGCCTCCGATGTGGCGGCCGTGGTCCAGTCCGGCACCCAGCTGGCGATTGTGGTGGGCGGCGGCAACATCTTCCGAGGCCTCAAGGGCTCGGCCGCCGGCATGGAGCGGGCCACCGCCGACTATGTGGGCATGCTCGCCACGGTGATGAATGCCATCACCCTGCAGGACGCGCTGGAGCGGGCCGGAGTCCCCACCCGGGTCCAGACGGCCATCGCCATGCAGGAGGTGGCTGAGCCCTACATCCGCCGGCGGGCGATCCGTCATCTGGAGAAGGGCCGGGTGGTCGTCTTCGGTGCCGGCTGCGGCAATCCCTTCTTCACCACCGACACCACCGCCGCCCTGCGGGCCGCTGAGATCAACGCCGACGTGATCTTCAAGGCCACCAAGGTCGATGGCGTCTACGACCGTGACCCCGTGCTGCATGCCAACGCGGTGCGCTTCGACCATCTCACCTACCAGCAGGTGCTCAGCGGTGAGCTGGCGGTGATGGACAGCACCGCCATCGCGCTGTGCAAGGACAACGCCATCCCGATCGTCGTCTTCGATCTCTTCGGCCCCGGCAACATCGCCAGGGCCGTCTCGGGTGAATCGATCGGAACCCGCATCGCTCAGACCGTCTGA
- a CDS encoding Crp/Fnr family transcriptional regulator, whose amino-acid sequence MHALETMKALAASGDTIHLSAGASIFRAGDAGSTMYGILEGTVRLSWDGDRAHEDLTAGDVFGAGALVVDDHTRFGTAIASSDCGLIVMNREKFLFAVQETPMFAIQLLASIDERLRSLKRAAVAA is encoded by the coding sequence ATGCACGCTCTTGAGACGATGAAGGCGCTCGCCGCTTCCGGCGACACGATCCATCTCTCCGCCGGCGCGTCCATCTTCCGCGCCGGTGACGCGGGCAGCACGATGTACGGCATCCTTGAGGGCACCGTCCGGCTCAGCTGGGATGGCGACCGCGCCCACGAGGACCTGACGGCCGGTGATGTGTTCGGTGCCGGAGCGCTCGTTGTGGACGATCACACCCGCTTCGGCACCGCCATCGCCAGCAGCGACTGCGGCCTAATCGTCATGAACCGGGAGAAGTTCCTCTTCGCGGTGCAGGAGACGCCGATGTTCGCCATTCAGCTTCTCGCCTCGATCGATGAGCGCCTGCGTTCTCTGAAGCGCGCGGCGGTCGCGGCCTGA
- a CDS encoding transaldolase yields the protein MASLLDQLSAMTVVVADTGDIDAIARFTPRDATTNPSLILAATQIPTYQNLIDEALRASRALIGSDAPAEEVVHEALDEICVIFGKEILKIVPGRVSTEVDARLSYDTQATIEKARKLIRLYNDAGISNERVLIKIASTWEGIKAAEVLEKEGIHCNLTLLFGFGQAVACAEAGVTLISPFVGRILDWYKASTGRDSYPGPEDPGVLSVTRIFNYYKCHGYGTEVMGASFRNIDEIIELAGNDLLTISPKLLEQLRSSEGVLERRLDPSAPAQREERIHVDEPTYRSMLAEDRMASDKLDEGIRGFSKAIETLEAQLAHRLAVLEGGAAFTHAVQEIFLLNDLDGDGCITREEWLGSDAVFDALDGDHDGRLQQEDVRSGLGAALAVAGT from the coding sequence ATGGCCAGCCTGCTTGACCAACTCTCCGCCATGACTGTGGTCGTGGCTGACACAGGCGATATCGATGCGATCGCCCGTTTCACCCCGCGGGATGCCACCACCAACCCGTCGCTGATTCTGGCTGCGACACAGATTCCCACCTACCAGAACCTGATCGATGAAGCCCTGCGGGCGTCGCGAGCCCTCATCGGCTCCGATGCTCCGGCGGAGGAGGTGGTGCATGAAGCCCTCGATGAGATCTGTGTGATCTTCGGCAAGGAGATTCTCAAGATCGTTCCCGGCCGCGTCTCCACCGAAGTGGATGCCCGGCTCAGTTACGACACACAGGCCACCATCGAGAAGGCGCGCAAACTGATCCGTCTGTACAACGACGCCGGCATCAGCAACGAGCGGGTGCTGATCAAGATCGCCTCCACCTGGGAGGGCATCAAGGCAGCCGAAGTGCTCGAGAAGGAGGGCATTCACTGCAACCTCACCCTTCTCTTCGGCTTCGGTCAGGCGGTGGCCTGTGCCGAGGCCGGTGTCACCCTGATCTCCCCCTTCGTCGGTCGCATCCTCGACTGGTACAAGGCCAGCACCGGACGCGACTCCTACCCGGGCCCCGAGGACCCCGGCGTGCTCTCGGTCACGCGCATCTTCAACTACTACAAATGCCATGGCTACGGCACCGAGGTGATGGGCGCCAGCTTCCGCAACATCGACGAGATCATCGAACTGGCCGGCAACGATCTGCTCACGATCTCGCCCAAGCTGCTGGAGCAACTGCGCAGCAGCGAGGGTGTGCTCGAGCGTCGGCTCGACCCCTCAGCGCCCGCCCAGCGCGAGGAGCGGATTCATGTCGACGAACCCACCTATCGCTCGATGCTCGCCGAAGACCGCATGGCCAGCGACAAGCTCGATGAAGGCATCCGCGGCTTCAGCAAGGCCATCGAAACCCTCGAAGCCCAGCTGGCCCACCGGCTGGCCGTCCTCGAGGGTGGCGCCGCCTTCACCCACGCCGTGCAGGAAATCTTCCTTCTCAACGACCTCGACGGCGATGGCTGCATCACCCGGGAGGAGTGGCTCGGCAGCGATGCGGTCTTCGATGCCCTTGATGGCGACCATGATGGCCGACTGCAGCAGGAGGATGTGCGCTCCGGACTCGGCGCCGCCCTCGCCGTTGCCGGCACCTGA
- the frr gene encoding ribosome recycling factor, whose product MASKDIEASMRKSVESTQRTFNTIRTGRANPSLLDKIQVEYYGAETPLKSLATLSTPDAQTISIQPFDAGSIGLIEKAIAMSDLGLTPNNDGRLIRINIPPLTEDRRKELCKLAARYAEEGKVALRNIRRDAIDKVKKQEKEGELSEDQSHDRQSEVQKLTDRFIAEIERHLADKEADILKV is encoded by the coding sequence ATGGCCAGCAAGGACATCGAAGCGAGTATGCGCAAGTCGGTCGAGTCGACCCAGCGCACCTTCAACACGATCCGCACCGGCCGCGCGAATCCCTCGCTGCTCGACAAAATCCAGGTCGAGTACTACGGCGCCGAGACACCACTCAAGTCCCTGGCGACCCTCTCCACCCCCGATGCCCAGACCATCAGCATCCAGCCCTTCGACGCCGGTTCGATCGGCCTGATCGAGAAGGCGATCGCCATGAGCGATCTCGGTCTCACCCCCAACAACGACGGCCGCCTGATCCGCATCAACATCCCTCCCCTGACCGAGGACCGGCGCAAGGAGCTCTGCAAGCTGGCGGCCCGCTACGCCGAGGAGGGCAAGGTGGCGCTGCGCAACATCCGCCGCGATGCGATCGACAAGGTCAAGAAGCAGGAGAAGGAGGGAGAACTCTCCGAGGACCAGAGCCATGACCGTCAGAGCGAGGTCCAGAAGCTGACCGATCGCTTCATCGCCGAGATCGAGCGACATCTCGCCGACAAGGAGGCCGACATCCTCAAGGTCTGA